The following coding sequences lie in one Silene latifolia isolate original U9 population chromosome 5, ASM4854445v1, whole genome shotgun sequence genomic window:
- the LOC141657031 gene encoding xylan glycosyltransferase MUCI21-like has product MEKKKEPILKKLLVFSLLPIFTLFLLLCHHQQHSFSSYSYEGLDNSGRKSSDEFLSEREVETLKLHFKLRRLVNGKDLAKFDTTGYSYDVDDFTEISVISKPVIYDQKSSTLYVPSNEAITRPKKTRVQPYPRREDPTAMKWVKPVQIVMGKASRIRPPACQIKHDVPALFFSFQGFADNPFHAFNEVVIPLFLTSWHFESRVQFVLTQYRREWYWKYARVVEKLSSFDVIGTDADTHVHCFPAAVVGLRYHENLAVNRSKVPLGYTMQSFRQFLWKTYNVKVKTALNLKKPKVLLVSRKGSREFLNEDEMVHMMENDLGFQVYRALPNETSNLNKFGQVVNSCDMMIGAHGAGLTNGLFLPTGAVMIQIVPLGLNWASDHYFGEPAPGIGLKYIRYKIWRNETSLYEKYGPDDPVVSDPASIWAKGYMAVKKAYVDEQNFRINLGRFKVVLLDALKLIGDSSV; this is encoded by the exons ATGGAGAAGAAGAAAGAACCCATTTTGAAGAAGTTACTTGTTTTCTCTCTTTTACCAATCTTCACTCTTTTCTTGCTTCtttgtcatcatcaacaacacTCTTTTTCAAGTTATTCAT ATGAAGGGTTGGATAATTCAGGGAGAAAGAGTAGTGATGAATTTCTTAGTGAAAGAGAGGTAGAGACATTAAAGCTACATTTCAAACTAAGGAGGCTTGTTAATG GGAAAGATCTCGCAAAATTTGATACCACCGGATATTCATACGATGTTGATGACTTCACTGAGATAAGTGTAATAAGTAAGCCAGTCATATACGATCAGAAATCCTCAACTCTGTATGTACCATCCAATGAAGCAATAACCCGACCCAAAAAAACCAGAGTCCAACCATATCCGAGAAGAGAAGACCCGACTGCCATGAAATGGGTTAAACCGGTGCAAATAGTCATGGGAAAAGCCAGTAGGATTCGGCCTCCAGCTTGTCAAATAAAGCACGATGTTCCTGCTTTGTTCTTCTCATTTCAAGGATTCGCTGACAACCCGTTTCATGCCTTCAATGAGGTTGTAATTCCGCTGTTTCTTACGAGCTGGCATTTTGAGTCTCGTGTGCAGTTTGTGCTCACTCAGTATAGACGTGAGTGGTACTGGAAGTATGCCCGGGTAGTCGAGAAGTTGTCGTCTTTTGATGTTATTGGCACCGATGCTGATACACATGTTCACTGTTTTCCTGCTGCTGTTGTAGGACTCAG GTACCATGAAAATCTTGCAGTGAACAGAAGCAAAGTTCCTTTAGGATATACAATGCAATCCTTCAGGCAATTCCTCTGGAAAACATACAATGTCAAGGTTAAAACCGCACTGAACCTCAAAAAACCGAAAGTACTTCTCGTGTCTCGTAAAGGATCAAGAGAATTTCTAAATGAAGACGAAATGGTTCACATGATGGAGAATGACTTAGGCTTTCAGGTGTACAGAGCATTACCAAACGAGACATCGAATCTTAACAAATTCGGCCAAGTAGTAAATTCATGTGACATGATGATCGGAGCACACGGGGCTGGACTTACAAACGGGTTGTTTCTACCTACAGGCGCTGTCATGATACAGATTGTGCCTTTAGGGCTTAACTGGGCGTCTGATCATTATTTCGGTGAGCCAGCGCCCGGCATTGGGCTTAAGTACATTAGGTACAAGATTTGGAGGAATGAGACGTCGTTGTACGAGAAATATGGTCCGGATGATCCGGTTGTATCCGACCCTGCCTCGATTTGGGCTAAAGGGTATATGGCTGTTAAGAAAGCATATGTTGATGAACAGAATTTTAGAATCAATTTAGGTAGGTTTAAGGTTGTACTACTTGATGCTTTGAAATTAATAGGAGATTCTTCTGTGTGA